The Anaerolineae bacterium genome contains the following window.
ATTCATCAATGGTTAGTTTGCGATCATTTATTCCAGCCAGTATTTTATCTTCCTTTTCCTGCTCCTGAGTACAGGAAAAAAGGTGCAGGAATAAAACGAGCAAAAGCAAATAAATAAAACTTTTTTTCATGATAGCAGCTACCTCCTTGTTTAACACCTCATGCTAAGGGGCTCTCGCTCAAAGCTCCCTGAAAGAGTATTCAATAGCTCTACAAACCTAAATTCCTCAGGACGGACGATACACGCGGAAAGTAAAGTTCAAAGAGAAAATGGAAATTTGTATAATATATTAGAACCATTTTGACAGCTGGAATGCAAGCGCAAAATATATAAAGCTATATTATGCCGCCTGCGACACTGTAACCTGAAACAACTTGTCGATCATATCAAAAGGTTATGATCGACACCGTCATTCCCACTCTGTTTGTCATTTAAGTACTGCTCCCATTCCATGGGAAGAAGCTGTTTTTTTTTGTTGTTGCAGCCCTTGCACGATGGAACCACGTTGCTTTTTGTGCTCCTGCCGCCACGTCCTATTGGAACAATATGGTCCATGGTAAGCTCTTTTGGTGAAACAGCGCGATCGCAATAATAACATATACCCTTCGCGCAGCGGCGTTTCCACCATTGAGACACCCTGAGCTCTCTTGCTTTGCGGCGTTCCTTTTTTATGTCCGCCTCGTCTAAATCGTATGCAAACGGTTTCACAGGCTCTCTATCCATCCTCTTATTTCCGGCACCAGCAACTCATAATATTTTTCAGATCCGCCAAGGCCCTGCCTGCCGAAAAAATAATTTATCTCAAGAAAAAGCGGCTCTTTTATTGCAGCATCTGATGAAAATAAAATATCAATGCCGGCAAGGTTTATTCCCGTCTGTTTGCAGAAATTTTTTACCGAAAAACCGGCCGTCTCCTGCAAGTCCGGATCTGAATCAAAATCTATAACAGCCCCTTTTGAGAGATTGGAGCAAAATTCTTCTTTGTTTTTCAAAACACGCCAGTAGGTAATTATCTTCCGGTTTATGACGACGACTCTTAATGACCTGTTTTGAGATGGAATATACTCCTGTATTAAAAAACCCGCCTGACCTGAGTTTTCATATATTGAGGCTTTTTGCAAAACCTCCTGAAGATCTTCAACCGACTTTATTAAATAAATATTTTCCCCTTCTCCACCCCAGTCGAACTTGAATACAAAAGGAAAATCAAGAGATAGTCGCTCTGAAGATTCGCCATAATGATTGATAAAAGAATCTGTATCGCGAAATACCACTGTTTCCGGAAGTAAAAACCCTTTATTCTGAAACAGCTTTGTCTGGCCGATTTTGCCTGGATATTTAAACCTTGCATCATAATTGGGGAAGATATTCGCGCAATTGTCGCGGGCCATATTGTACAGGGATTTATAGCATCCCTGGGGCAGGATTACCGCATCAGCGGCTTTTATGGCGGCAAGATCCCCGCTATCCGGGTTTCTGCCGGCACATATAATATTTTTATCTGCTTCAAACAATGGATGAAAGGACACAATCATCAGTAACCAAAATTCCTGAGCGCTATGGTGTCTTTACTCCAGTCTTTTTG
Protein-coding sequences here:
- a CDS encoding HNH endonuclease; this encodes MKPFAYDLDEADIKKERRKARELRVSQWWKRRCAKGICYYCDRAVSPKELTMDHIVPIGRGGRSTKSNVVPSCKGCNNKKKQLLPMEWEQYLNDKQSGNDGVDHNLLI
- a CDS encoding ATP-grasp domain-containing protein encodes the protein MIVSFHPLFEADKNIICAGRNPDSGDLAAIKAADAVILPQGCYKSLYNMARDNCANIFPNYDARFKYPGKIGQTKLFQNKGFLLPETVVFRDTDSFINHYGESSERLSLDFPFVFKFDWGGEGENIYLIKSVEDLQEVLQKASIYENSGQAGFLIQEYIPSQNRSLRVVVINRKIITYWRVLKNKEEFCSNLSKGAVIDFDSDPDLQETAGFSVKNFCKQTGINLAGIDILFSSDAAIKEPLFLEINYFFGRQGLGGSEKYYELLVPEIRGWIESL